One Triticum dicoccoides isolate Atlit2015 ecotype Zavitan chromosome 4B, WEW_v2.0, whole genome shotgun sequence genomic window carries:
- the LOC119293290 gene encoding mitogen-activated protein kinase kinase 9-like, whose protein sequence is MAAARERRLPQLHLTLDAPTWAFRCPAPAPVTAATPSTSAARPDGEFRLSDFDRLSVLGRGNGGTVHKVSHRRTSALYALKIIHRGHPGADEEVDVVRRVDSPYIVRCHSVLPTASGDSALLLELMDGGSLDSLVRGGQGGFPEEALAEVAAQALSGLAYLRARRVVHRDIKPANLLVNRAGQVKIADFGIAEVVSRAGKYRAAYEGTAAYMSPERFDTERSLHGDGDEEGPVDPYAADVWGLGVTVLELLMGRYPLLPAGQELTWAALMCAVCFRELPALADGAASPGLRGFVAACLQKDHRKRASVGELLVHPFVAGRDVAASRRALREAIEQRCR, encoded by the coding sequence ATGGCGGCTGCCAGAGAAAGACGTCTACCGCAGCTTCACCTCACGCTCGACGCTCCCACGTGGGCCTTCCGGTGCCCGGCCCCGGCGCCAGTCACCGCGGCGACGCCGTCCACCTCGGCGGCTCGGCCGGACGGCGAGTTCCGCCTGAGCGACTTCGACAGGCTCTCTGTCCTTGGGCGCGGGAACGGCGGGACCGTCCACAAGGTCTCGCACCGCCGCACGTCGGCGCTGTACGCGCTCAAGATCATTCACCGCGGCCATCCCGGCGCCGACGAGGAGGTAGATGTTGTGCGGCGCGTCGACTCCCCATACATCGTCCGGTGCCACTCGGTACTCCCGACGGCTTCCGGCGACTCCGCCTTACTCCTCGAGCTGATGGACGGCGGTTCGCTCGACTCGCTCGTCCGCGGCGGCCAGGGAGGCTTCCCGGAGGAGGCGCTGGCGGAGGTGGCGGCGCAGGCGCTGTCCGGCCTGGCCTACCTCCGCGCCCGCCGCGTCGTCCACCGCGACATCAAGCCTGCGAACCTTCTGGTCAACAGGGCCGGGCAGGTCAAGATCGCCGACTTCGGCATAGCCGAGGTCGTCTCCCGCGCCGGCAAGTACCGCGCGGCCTACGAGGGCACCGCCGCGTACATGAGCCCCGAGCGCTTCGACACGGAGCGGTCGttgcacggcgacggcgacgaggagggccCCGTCGACCCCTACGCCGCCGACGTGTGGGGGCTGGGGGTGACCGTCCTGGAGCTTCTGATGGGGCGCTACCCGCTGCTCCCCGCCGGGCAGGAGCTGACCTGGGCGGCGCTCATGTGCGCCGTCTGCTTCCGCGAGCTGCCGGCACTTGCCGACGGTGCAGCGTCGCCGGGGCTCCGGGGTTTCGTGGCCGCTTGCCTGCAGAAGGACCACCGGAAGCGGGCGTCCGTCGGGGAGCTGCTCGTGCACCCGTTCGTCGCCGGGAGAGACGTAGCGGCGTCAAGACGGGCGCTACGCGAGGCGATCGAGCAGCGGTGTCGATAA